The genomic segment TTACTTGAAAAAATAACTGGTAGTCAAACATTcacacacgtggttgtaaacaaaggctcctgacctctccctcccccacctccactAGTTGTCCTGTCGTAGTCATGagaacaacattcttctgtgtttttcatttagaaacttacaatggcagcaaagaggcttattagtgatgaaaatatctGCTACTCAAAAGTCTGCaaacatggttgtaaacaaagctctagcctctccctccccaccgcAGCCTGTTGTCCCATTCATCTATTGGTAATACGGTAATACTGTGTACTAGATACTGGTGCAAAGCTCACCACAGATGTAAGAACATTCTCCTGTTTACtgtgtagtttttcatttagaaacttataatgTCACCAAAGAGGCCaattaatggtgaaaataaggaatctagtgaaagTGCAAATGTTAGTGAACTACcgccctccactagtgggttcacaggaatcacaccaggaaaCAAGTTATCCATCACCGGCCTTCACATAcgatatgtacaaatcaaaagtATAAAAAGATTTATATGGAGTTTTGTGTAAACTCTGGGTTTTGCTAAGgttagaacaaattacctgatttataggtatcagtaGTCAAATTTTTTTACACTCAGACAggcatttggaacgaattaagttcgagtattgagtttcgactgtatatatatatatatatatatatatatatatatatatatatatatatatatatatatatatatatatatatatatatatatatatagggtgaTGTGGGATAACACCGACCTATTAGTTGAAAATCCTGCATAAAAATTCCATTTTGTACCTGAGAGAGTGCACACTGTGTCCAAAACAAACTACACAACATGGCCACTTTTGGTATACATGTAGTCATAAATCCTCAACTCAGAAAATAAGTGTCACATTTTGCACTTCAGAATTTTTGGGACCTCAGTTGGTGTTCCCCCTACCGCAGGTAAACACCAACCTACATTTTTAAGCTCACTGaacaaattttttttgttttttcatatgCAATCATCATTATGATAACCCTAACCACTCTCCATCATTattaagtgaaggaaatgaaaaataagttcATTAAAAACCAAGATTTTATTTCAAAAAACAAACTTAGCTCTGGCAGACAAAAATCATACTATAAACAaccttaaaaaatatattttatgAACTTTTAACAACTATTTGAAccagagaggaaaattaaaacaccttaaaagtaTATTTGATCAATTTTTAGCATAATTACATACAGGACCTAAAACTATATACAAAATGGTATCTTAGCCTGTACATGTAGGTTACAACAATACCACAGAGAACAGATTCCGCCTGCTGCAGCGATTTGTGGTCGCCGGACCTAGGCCAGATATACACTTGCCAATTAAGccaaagaactctctctctctctctcagtccctctctcttacttttattgatgttttctttacAATTCATATAATGctaattaaactctctctctctctctctctctctctctctctctctctctctctctctctctctctctctctctctctctctctctctctctctctctctctctctctctttctttgttcttttctgtaTAATTCAAATAATGTTCATTAAACTTGGAGtgcaacaatctctctctctctctctctctctctctctctctctctctctctctctctctacttaaaaCTTTGTTTATTCAATGAATAGTGTTTACAGGATCGTCAATGAGTTCTCCTGTGATTACTAGAGCAGCCAGTCTTCTatgggtggctatatttgtacactccagctgatcgACAGTCCCAAGTAAGATTTGGGAATGCAGTAATGTCCCGTGGAATGCATCCTCCAAGATAGATAGACTTTATAAGAGTACAGTtgatttattttacattattttatgttatgttttattatgtttctgtgtAATACTtattatttataaaaaaaataagggtgcCCTTTTTTGGGGAGGATGGAACGAATTGATGGCATTTCATTGCATTTCAATGTGAATAATTGTTTTGagaacgagttttttttttttgagatacaagctccATCACAGAATTCATTAAACTCATATCTcaaagtaccactgtatatatatatatatatatatatatatatatatatatatatatatatatatatatatatatatatatatatatatataatcatcatcatcatcattcatcattttcatGTAACGTCTGCATTTTATCATTAAGGCTGGGGTTGGATAGGCAATGACTGCTTGCCACAGCTGGCAATCTTGTGCCATATGTTCTTCTATTCCCAATAAATTCATATCCTCTGTCACACAttccttccaccttttctttaGCCTACCTagcctcacctcctccacctcacttaACACCTTTCCCGCTGCCTTCTCACATGTCCGAACCATCTcggtcttctcttcttcagctCAACAGAGAGGTCTTCAACTCCACACTTCTCTGCTACCTCACTGCTGGACCTCCTGTCTTACCACCTTAGTCCTGCCATCTTCCTTAgcattttctgaaaaaaaaaaaaaaaaaaaaaaatcgatccaaataaataaaacaaaactcctcgttatatatataaaaaaatgttttatattttggtattatataaaaaaaattaaaatacaaaaaGTTAGACTAGATGTTATTGAATATTATTATTTGGATCATatttctcatgtttttaagtCTTACatcaaacaccaaaataatcttGGGcaagttaattaaaaaaaaaaaaataataataatagaatgatAATTTATTTTAGACACAAAAACATTGCTAGACAAAATCTTACAACGGATTATAGCTTGATTTGCATTTCCATTAATAAATCAAATATGAAAGTACTTCAAATAAACTCCCGTAATACAAGAGATAAATATTTAGTGATATTATAAAGCCGAATAAGATTTTTTGCACCTTTTCTCAACTGGTACGTCCATCTATTCCCTCTTGCTCACaggcctcctctcccctccacctccacctcctccaccaactccAACACAGCGAGCCTTTGAATCACACGAAAACATGTAAAACTTTCAAATTTGCcctaaataagaaaggaaagtattATCTTGGTTGTTGCGGGATGGTGAGTGGGATAGCGTAGCGGAGGCTTGGTGTTGCCTGGTGCTCACGGGGCCCAGTTTGGACCGGTCGGAGCTCCAAAGATGCCTTAGTGTGGTGTgctatggtgttgtgtggtatgatatggtgtgtggtggtgatggtgtggtgtggcctggtGTGCACGGTGCTGTGGTATGTGGTAGTATCTGGTGgttgtgtgtgatggtgatactgtggtgtggtggtgtctggtgttTGTGGGAAATGGTAGTAGTGtctggtggttgtgtggtgcgATGGTgtctggtgtttgtgtgtggtgatgctatggtggtgatagtggtgttgtgtggtcttATGTGGTGATGCGGTGTGTTAACACTACACCCCGACAAAATTAACTTTcacctgtgtgttgtgtgtgtgtgtggggggaatcAGAGACCTGTCAAAAAAGCtatataattttgtgtttaaCTTTTAACTActatttgatgagagagagagagagagagagaatggggatgaAGATATGAGAAACATGAGGAGGGAGTAGGGACAGGGAGGAGGTGTGGAGGTAAAGACGAAGAAGGCAGGCCTATGATACACGTCAGAGGGAGCCTAGCTTTAGCCAATGACAGCTACcacgaaaagaaatatgacagatgtcacttttgttagaATTAGAAGTAAGTAGGAAAACTGCTTTATCAAGTAGGGAGCCGACTGTACTTAAGGTTCAAAGGTTGTTCAATATGGGTTCAGTTATTCTAATGAATACATATTGAACAACCAAACCACTTTTTAGTCTTTGAACCTCATATAGATTACAATATCTCAAAATATTCCAAAACCCCaaaagaactgtgtgtgtgtgtttcactgtttgatctgctgcggtctctgacgagacagccagacgttactctacggaacgagctcagagctcattatttccgatcttcggatacgcctgtgtgtgtgtgtgtgtgtgtgtgtgtgtgtgtgtgcgcgcgcgcggaCGGACGGACGGGCACGTACGGTCTGTACAGTATTGTTTGTCTTTGAAGccagagctttttttttttttttttttttacaggcgTAATCTCCGTATAGTAGTGTAAGAAGAGGCAACCCTCCGTCAAGGTTATTGTGCATCTCCAAGGTCCTGGGTGACTATTACGCGGGAGGCGGTAGCGCAGTGGatatggtggtgaaggtggttacaccaaagatgcgcttgggtggtgatacgggccctaatatgggtaccattatcaataaaattgtctgcgccactaatgggcggatgCTTagcagcgcttcccacatatactcttcaagtatgcctgcaggcgctataggcgataacatataaagaaagaagaaaaaaaaaggctgacaGACACACTTCAGTCTCGTCTCATTATCTTCTTCGATTATACTGTAGAGATACTGATGTGTCTTCACGTCATGTTCTtgtaagttttctttttatttgattattcatTGAactattattttgttcatttgtttcgtGTAATGGGACACAATGGCTTGCTATATAATCTTGCCCTGGTAATTTTTAGTAGGATAGCAACAGTGAATTGAGAATAGCCCCAGACAGGTCATTCGGTACATATGTTAAGAGTCATCATGAACGATAATGAAAAGATCATGGGAACATCTTCTGGGCATTGTTAATgtaagtggtgttggtgagCGCTGTTTGGTTTGATGCACACCCTTTAAACTCTTCATCAGTAAATATACATTTTATGGTGCAGCTaccctgcattttttttttctttttattattcttcataGATATAGTTCTATAGAGATATAACCTAATGATATACTTTTACTCTGTAAAAGTGTGATTTGCGGGGGAGATTTTCAGGTAACTcgatcaataaaagaaaagaaaaaaaaaaaaacgaaacgaaaaccTAATCGATAAAAAAATTTTCATGTAAGTGTGTGATGTAAAGAAGCGAATACAACATGTAATTTAAATACAATCAATATGTTGGATAAGCAAGTTTAGAGCTAATTCATTTCTGCATGTAACTGGAAATTTTGCTTGTATGCTATACTTGAAACCAGACAACTAATAACAGATAAATATGTACGTGTATGTATGACGCCAATAAcgggctggtgtgtgtgtgtgtgtgtgtgtgtgtgtgtgtgtgtgtgtgtgtgtgtgtgtgtgtgtgtgtgtgtgcactactTTTACACACAATTTACTATCTTAGTCTTCCCTGACCTTCTCGTTGCCTTATTCTGGTGAGCGACAAGGGTGAGGGGATAGTGGCGCCAGGCACCAACTGACattaagttttctttattcatctcaaCAAACAAGTAATGTGAAGAACATCATGAaactgacaaaacacacacacagggtgtgTGTTCTGTGCGGTTTAATTTTTCgtccccgcacacacacacacacacacacacacacacacacacacacacacacacacacacacacacacacacaggtactaaACAACATTAGGCACTAAATGCTGAATGACATGGTTTTCAATAAATGAATCACAATACATCTTTGAAGGTCGTTACATGCCTTTCGAAAATGTACCTATAGTTATGAGACTTATACAGTTGATAACAAATCTGTCAATTTAATGTAGCTATGCGGCAGTATTTCCCCTCGCTTTGCAAGGAAGGGAATCTCGACTGTTAATCTGTGATGGTCTGTTGATTCGTAGAAAAATGTGTTCGTTTAATTCCGTCAGGATCGGTGTCATGGTGAGTTGAGGCGGGTGGTTATCGTCCTGCTGCTGAGGATTCACAGTCCCAGCACTGTAAATTGTTGTTGCATCCCATGCAAAATCCACATCCACAGAATGTTCCGCCGCCACACAAGTCCCGCTCCCACCTGTACACCATGCATGGTTCTCTGAGGCCCTGGTAAAgataagttgttgttgtttttttttatcttacacacacacacacacacacacacacacacacacacacacacatatatatatatatatatatatatatatatatatatatatatatatatatatatatatatatatatatatatcacacacacacacacacacacacacacacacacacggcggagtgtagtggttagcacactcggctcacaaccgagaaagcCCGGGCTCGAGTCCTGGGTgcgacgaggcaaatgtgtagcctctcttcacttagcagcaagtaggtacgagatgtaattcgaggggttgtggactCACTTTCGTGGTGTTTGGAGTGCATTGTGGTCTGTGTGGTCTtagccctacccgaagatcaatCTGTGacctctgagctctctccgtaatggggaaggctgcaTGGCTgcgtgaccagcaaacgaccgtgaataaaaacacatgtgcacacacaaacaaatatgcGCGCTCGCAACCATTCTTGGCACCATCTATAAATGCAAGAAAAACTTCAGACCTCGCCCTTAACAATCTTCAGATGTTGATCCTCTCGCTATCCCTATCAGTGATAATCCCGTTCACGTAgttcagtcattttttttttttttttttttctgagttggCATGAGCATGCTGTCCTGGAACGATCTTGTCAGTTGATTACGTATCAATTTTATTTAAAAAGAGAAGCTGGGTATTCCAGAGTATGAGTTAGTGAGTGTTCTTCTGTACAACTATTCTTTCCATATTCACGGACTCTTGGTCACCTATACTTTAAACTCAGCTAACGAAGTCAGTAAGAGAGCGATGAAACGAAGAACTCGAGTGAGCCTTGGACTTACTTGGACTACTTAGTTACAAGCGTGGCCTCTCTACCGACCTTGGTTACCAGGGAGCCCTGGACACCCTGCACCTCATCACTCCAATCTCTTCGAACAGTTTCTTCAAAGTTAACTCATAATCCACAACACCGGAACCTCTGtctactgaacacacacacacacacacacacacacacacacacacacacacacacacacacacacacattgattttGCTTAAAAAGCgagactgtatatatatatatatatatatatatatatatatatatatatatatatatatatatatatatatatatatatatatatatgtgtgtgtgtgtgtgtgtgtgtgtgtgtgtgtttcactgtttgatctgctgcagtctctgacgagacagccagatgttaccctacggaacgagctcagagctcattatttccgatcttcggataggcctgagaccaggcgcacaccacacaccgggacaacaaggtcacaactcctcgatttacatcccgtacctactcactgctaggtgaacaggggctacacgtgaaaggagacacacccaaatatctccacccggccggggaatcgaatcccggtcctctggcttgtgaagccagtgctctaaccactgagctaccgggcgcgcgcgtgtgtgtgtgtgtgtgtgtgtgtgtgtgtgtatttaagctGTAAAGCTACTAGAACCCGTATCACTGTGTATTTTAGAGAGTTGATGTTGGAAGGAAAGCGTGCTTGATCATCTCACCTTGGCGCAAACAGTGTTGCCACAGCGGTTCGTCACGGTGCCATGAGGGCATTCACTGGGCTGAACCTCGTTGTCGGAGCTGCACAAGGGTGTCGAGAAGATATTGCTGTGAGAAGATGAAAATGGGTTAGGCACCAAACTCTTAGCAATCCTAAATATacagagaaataagacaaatattGTTATGAGAACATTTTTATCATTGTAAAtgaaagtcttttttttcatatctactTTGTTCTTTCGAGCGTTAtaccaggaaaagaaatatactaACTCTTAccttggaaagaaaagaagtgagacGATCATGATCAGGTACGGCGCCTTTCTTAAATTGTCCATGGTTCCAGTTGTCTCTGGTAAAGAGTAACAAAGCGTCTGCCGAGAGGAATGaaggtttatttgtttattcttgtttattttgggcCAATTATCATGATCTTGTAGTTTCGTTTGATATAACAACAAAGGTGTaaaataacacgaaaaaaaaaaaatccatagcTACAAATTAGGCAATGTCTAGGTGTATTACGAGTATTGTAGTTGAATCAAGTTGCTTTTGCTAGGCAGCAAAAGtgtattcatttccgaataaatATGACAACAATACcaagaaagttacacaaaagaaggaaaagtgaaaggcaagtaagaatataatgaaagagaaaaaaaagaatgtgaagTAGATATACGGTGAAACGTTATGCAATACCTGCCGTTAACTTTGCAAAACATTGTCTGGGGAGCTttcactggagagaaagaaacctCACTAACTTGTCATTGAGACTCGTGGAATTCTGTTCGACCTTCATGTTTCAGTAACATTATTGGAAAAATTCCAACATGCATCCCTTACCATCTCACAGTAAACTCAAACAATTGCAGTTCCttccttgtatgtgtgtgtgtgtgtgtgtgtgtgtgtgtgtgtagataagtGAAACTTCACTCATATTTGCTCATTTGTTTCACAAGTGCATTGAAgcataagaagaaaattaactaTAAAACCACTCAACAGGTTGCTTTTACTTACATTTTGGTAAGTTGTTGATGTCACTGTCCTTCACTTGTGACATACGAATTAACTAAAGTAGTACAAGGTCCGAGGGCGAAAGCTCTGTAACCATGGCTAACACACAAATCGCAACACAAACTCACGAGAGCATATGCAAAGACGTTGCATATCCTCTGAAGAATATGCACTTATATTCATgcctctctctcaatatatacGTATCCTCAAGGGAGTCACACGACATGATCACGTGAAGCATCCCCGCCCACAGTCGCCACTCAGAGATGTTATTGGCTGGAGGCTTGGTTCTGGTTCCCCTCCTCCCAGCTAAGTAAGCACTCTCCCCCAAGACACGTTCAAGGCCTTTCCACATATTTGTGAGCCTACAGGGAAACAGAGATGTGAGGAGATTTAGATAACCTGTTGCCGGGATTACTCTGATCACAACTTTTTTCCCGAGAGGGGTTGCGCA from the Portunus trituberculatus isolate SZX2019 chromosome 17, ASM1759143v1, whole genome shotgun sequence genome contains:
- the LOC123505134 gene encoding neuroparsin-A-like, producing the protein MDNLRKAPYLIMIVSLLFFPSNIFSTPLCSSDNEVQPSECPHGTVTNRCGNTVCAKGLREPCMVYRWERDLCGGGTFCGCGFCMGCNNNLQCWDCESSAAGR